GGAATGTGCTTGATCAGCTCATCCTGATCTTTGGCATTGGTTACGTTGCAGCGTCCTCCGCCGGATATGCCAAGCTTACGCCCCAGTTTATTGCCTTTGTCAACGAGAACAACCGATGCACCATGCTCAGCAGCGGCAACGGAAGCCATAAGGCCGGAAGGTCCTCCACCGATGACAATTACTTTTTTCATATTTAATAAATCTCCTCTTCAATACAAATTCCTTCAAACATCGTAACAGATTCGCCGATCGTTGTCGTTTTTTGTTTATGTTTTGTTATTAGAAACAATTTTATCGTCTTCTTGAGGGATATAATGATTCATTTGCATAACTACACATAGAAAATATTGTAATATACTGTCGCCTATGTTTTAATCAGGTTACATAAGGTCGATTGTCAGTGAACGAAATGAGAGGAGAGATAAAACGCCTGTGTTTGCTGTCAAGAATATTCTGCTGCAGATCCTGCTGGCAGGAATTACGCCACTTCTCTTTTCGTTATTTATTGGACGCATGCGCAGTCCTATTCATGACTTGAATTCGTCTCCTATTTCAAAGACTACTGAGAGACATTTGCTGCTGGCATGCATAATATCCATGGTGTTCTGTGTTGTTTTCTCTACGACTTTATTTGATTCCCTGTATTTGAATTTAGATACACTCGCTGTTTCGTTGGCAATTCTTTATGGAAGCACTTCGGCGGGTCTATTTGTGTCGATTTTTAGTGCGTTATTGTTTGTATTTACAACGGATTTATGGAATGATCCTCTGATCTTTCTTCAATCCGGTATTTTGTTGTATCCTATTTTGCTCGTGCTGGCAAAGCGTTTCAAGCAAGAGGGACTGGAAGGCAAAAGAAAGCTGTTCCTGATTCCATTTGCGCTCTTCGCAATGATCAGCATGGCTGCAGCGTTTGCTTCATATTTCGCCAAGGCAGACTCGGTTCAGATTGACTTTATTCTATATTCTCTTGTTTACTCGCTCCTGTCTCTAGGAACAGGACTGGCCATTATTCAATTCACAGAGCTTCAGTTCGTGCAGCAGGCGCTTGCCTCCGAGATTGAAGCGAAACGCAGGCAGTTCATGCACCATTCCCATTTGAACAAGCAGCTATTGAACACGATCCCTGTCTCGGTCGTCGCTTTTGATGTCGATGGGCGAATTGTGAACATGAACGAGCGAATGTTAGACGATCTGCGCAGAAGGAATCCCGGTATGAATCAGGAGTCCGATATGATTGGCAAGCGCATTGAATCGATCGTTGGACAAGAACACGGGTCACGAGTAACAGAGAGAATCCGAACTGCTTCAAAGAGTGGAGAGATCTCTTCAGAGTATTTGAATGTCGGACCTTATATTTTCCATACATTAATCTCACCGGTCAGAGATCCTTATGAAGGATCCTTGATTGGAAGCTCACTTGTGCTGCAGGATATCACGGAGCTGGAGAATCTCCGTAACGAGCTTGCACATGTAGAGAGGCTCAGCCTTGTTGGACAAATGGCTGCCAGTATCACGCATGAAGTCAGGAATCCAATGGCAGTCGTAAGAGGCTTTCTGCAATTAATGCATGAGAGAAGTCCGCGGTCACTTGATCACTATTATCGGATTGTTATGGAAGAATTAGACCGGGCAAACGGAATTATAACGGATTTTTTGTCCCTCGCTCAGAATCGGATCGTTGAGAAGGAAGAGGTTCACCTGCATGATATTATCCACGATATGCTTCCGCTGCTAATGGCTGATGCGAACATGAGGGGGCAGTCGGTTAAGCTTAACTTGAGCGAAAGGATACCTAAATATCATCTGAACTCCAAGGAAATGAAGCAGCTGATCTTGAATTTGGCACGTAACGGTATGGAGGCTATGGACAACAAGGGAACACTCTATATCGAGACATCGTGTGAGCAGAATCGAATCCTGCTTAAGGTCATCGACGAAGGTCCGGGTATTCCGCCGGCAGTCCAAGAGAAGCTGTTCGAGCCTTTTTATACGACCAAATCGAAGGGCACCGGTCTCGGACTTGCGTTATGCCGGGGTATTGCTGAGCGGCATAACGCCGCCATTCAGGTGGACTCTGGTGATGGACGGGGCACGATATTTACCGTTGTTTTTAAACTGTAGAGCTGCCTGCTTGTATATGCTGCTTGAAGGATAGAAATGATCGTCTGGAGTCATAATAACATGGCCATCTGTTAGTTAAACGGGTGAGAATCCTAATCTTGAAGTGAAAAAGGAGAGTTTCCCATGGCGAAAAATGATTCCAAACAACAGGAAATCCAGAAGCAGTCCAATAAGAAGAACCAGAGAGGGCAAGGTCAAATCGTTGACAAGAAGCTCGACGGGGATAATTTCCCGGCAACGTAGGTTTGTTACTTCGTGAGATTACAGGCCATTCTTGGTCAGTAAAATCTCAGGTGCCTGGTTTGACATGTCTATCTCTTGCGTTCACAACTTAGGAATGTATAATAAAAGTTAGTGAAGGAGTGAATAGAACATGTCAATGTCTTTTGACCAATACATGAAAGATATGGTTCAACCAATGAGGGATGAACTGACACGTCTCGGTATCGAAGAGCTTCGTACCGTAGAAGAAGTAGAAGCTAAACTGCCGGGTGCTGAAGGAACTGCCCTTGTTGTCGTCAATTCGGTTTGCGGCTGCGCAGCAGGTCAAGCACGTCCTGGTGTAGCCAGAGCGCTGGAGAATGAAATAACCCCTGACCACTTGTTTACGGTATTTGCAGGTCAGGATAAAGAAGCGACTGCTCAAGCTCGTGAATATTTTGCTCCATACCCGCCATCCTCCCCTTCCATTGCTTTGATGAAGGATGGAGAGCTGGTA
This sequence is a window from Paenibacillus urinalis. Protein-coding genes within it:
- a CDS encoding BrxA/BrxB family bacilliredoxin, producing MSMSFDQYMKDMVQPMRDELTRLGIEELRTVEEVEAKLPGAEGTALVVVNSVCGCAAGQARPGVARALENEITPDHLFTVFAGQDKEATAQAREYFAPYPPSSPSIALMKDGELVHFIERHQIENRSAEEIAADLVGAFNQYCK
- a CDS encoding ATP-binding protein, which encodes MFAVKNILLQILLAGITPLLFSLFIGRMRSPIHDLNSSPISKTTERHLLLACIISMVFCVVFSTTLFDSLYLNLDTLAVSLAILYGSTSAGLFVSIFSALLFVFTTDLWNDPLIFLQSGILLYPILLVLAKRFKQEGLEGKRKLFLIPFALFAMISMAAAFASYFAKADSVQIDFILYSLVYSLLSLGTGLAIIQFTELQFVQQALASEIEAKRRQFMHHSHLNKQLLNTIPVSVVAFDVDGRIVNMNERMLDDLRRRNPGMNQESDMIGKRIESIVGQEHGSRVTERIRTASKSGEISSEYLNVGPYIFHTLISPVRDPYEGSLIGSSLVLQDITELENLRNELAHVERLSLVGQMAASITHEVRNPMAVVRGFLQLMHERSPRSLDHYYRIVMEELDRANGIITDFLSLAQNRIVEKEEVHLHDIIHDMLPLLMADANMRGQSVKLNLSERIPKYHLNSKEMKQLILNLARNGMEAMDNKGTLYIETSCEQNRILLKVIDEGPGIPPAVQEKLFEPFYTTKSKGTGLGLALCRGIAERHNAAIQVDSGDGRGTIFTVVFKL